A region from the Bombyx mori chromosome 15, ASM3026992v2 genome encodes:
- the LOC733069 gene encoding mago nashi isoform X1 — protein sequence MSTDFYIRYYVGHKGKFGHEFLEFEFRPDGKLRYANNSNYKNDTMIRKEAYVHPCVMDELKRIIIDSEIMHEDDRLWPQPDRVGRQELEIVIGEEHISFTTSKTGSLVDVNQSRDPEGLRGFYYLVQDLKCLVFSLIGLHFKIKPI from the exons ATGTCTACGGATTTTTACATACGATATTATGTTGGACACAAGGGAAAGTTTGGCCACGAATTTCTCGAATTTGAATTCCGGCCTGACGGGAAACTGCGTTATGCCAATAATTCCAACTATAAAAACGATACAATGATACGTAAAGAAGCCTATGTTCACCCTTGTGTAATGGACGAGTTAAAAAGAATCATAATTGATTCCGAAATCATGCACGAAGACGATCGCCTGTGGCCACAACCTGATAGGGTTGGTAGGCAG gAATTAGAAATTGTTATTGGAGAAGAGCATATTTCTTTCACTACTTCTAAGACTGGATCTTTGGTTGACGTGAATCAATCCCGCGACCCTGAGGGTCTTCGTgggttttattatttagttcaaGACCTTAAATGTCTAGTATTCTCTTTAATTGGGCTACATTTCAAGATTAAgcctatataa